The genomic segment AACACAGTCAGATGTCGCAAAACAGCTTAGAATGAAAAAATCAACTATCTCAAAAGTTGAGAATCATTCTGAGGAAATAAAACTTTCTACTTTAGAGAAAGTTGCAACCGTCTTAGGAAAAAGGATAGAAATAGCAGTAAGTAATATTAGCTAACCCGGCGCTCCTTGTGTTGCGACATGAAGTCGCTGATTTTATTGTTAATTATTGATTCTCATTAAACGAGAATCAAGCAAATTTAACCTGTCTTATTGCAGACAGTTTTCTACTCCGACATGCACTTACACCGCTGGTGTATATTGTATGAAGCTTGGAGGACAACGTAGCCCGTGTCCGTAAGGACTGGAGAGCAAACCGTGAGGGGGACTCAACTCTGGAAGCATCGAACTGGAGCGGGAGCCAGGAATGATGATATGGATAACACATGTGAACTGCTGATAAACGTCGTGAGCGCCAGTAAGCCAAAGATGCTGACAGGCTTGAACCAAAAAGGTAAGGGGTGTGGATGGAACGCTCACAATTCGCTCCACGCAATCTATTGACCGTTATGTTTTGATGCAGACCGGTTGGGACTTGAGAGGACGTGTAAGAGGTAATCTCATCTACATTACTTTGCTTGATGAAAAAATATGTATTGAATACG from the Desulfonema limicola genome contains:
- a CDS encoding helix-turn-helix domain-containing protein; this encodes MSDLQKYIKNRKAREPEFAQNFEEGYQSFKIGVLLKQAREEARLTQSDVAKQLRMKKSTISKVENHSEEIKLSTLEKVATVLGKRIEIAVSNIS
- a CDS encoding element excision factor XisI family protein; its protein translation is MDGTLTIRSTQSIDRYVLMQTGWDLRGRVRGNLIYITLLDEKICIEYDGIEHGIFDDLVEAGVPENHIELPYMTELKRA